A region from the Lolium perenne isolate Kyuss_39 chromosome 4, Kyuss_2.0, whole genome shotgun sequence genome encodes:
- the LOC127321798 gene encoding uncharacterized protein isoform X3, producing the protein MKLKINKACDLASISVLPPRRNRGGGGGGTSASASQQQRSQSMSQKSFSQGGGGSFSQGVSASFSQGRGSGGALLSQGSGGAAFSQVGGGGGVAFSQVGGGGSFSQGGGGGGGAAFSQGGGGGGGGAPFSQGGGSAFSQGAGGAGAAFSQGGGGGGGGAAFSQGGGSLSLLHSQSQISQASLDENLLSPRHPSPARHQRFSLHDDSSKTMSSFPANSASSVLDESQLQMAKTSSKAILRWNPSLPDSKCQINEDVERKFQHVASSVHKMGMVLDSVQNDVMQLNRAMKEASLDSGSIQKKFVLVETSLQQIGQDDLKALLEGSTKSNPDQKSALNNHTSKLDEILSTLSILKQVQEDLRQLKGDIFRIFTKEMEGIVRAISSLNSRPDAMQAPTHLSCNTNRKSPINQPSVESPLVNQRPVADGKQTPVADGRPQRKQAPVANGRPQRKQAPVANGRPQRKQAPVANGRPQRKQAPVANGRPQRKQAPVATGESQRKQAPVANGRPQRKQAPVATGESQKKRGRAQNKQAPEANVRPPKKQTPVANGRPQVQQTAVANGTPEMNHAQDACWTLKMNHAQLACWTSKMNQVLEANGKPMMKQVPATEVLEAPKQEEVPIQMVNPQVATKKAPLSAIINLDDDDDDDEEGGDGSAPCVILKTDTGAAGELICEEAMEILQRARKRRRREENRAVVLFQE; encoded by the exons AGGGCAGAGGCAGCGGTGGCGCGCTGCTCTCGCAAGGCAGCGGAGGAGCGGCCTTCTCTCAggtcggtggaggcggaggcgtggcCTTCTCTCAGGTCGGTGGAGGCGGCTCGTTCTCTcagggcggcggtggtggcggaggcGCGGCGTTCTCTcagggaggtggaggtggaggcggaggcgcacCGTTCTCTCAGGGCGGAGGATCGGCGTTCTCTcagggagctggaggcgcaggcgCGGCGTTCTctcagggcggcggcggcggaggaggaggcgcggcCTTCTCCCAGGGCGGCGGCAGCTTGTCGCTCTTGCATTCGCAGTCGCAGATCTCCCAGGCCTCCCTCGACGAGAACCTCCTCAGCCCTCGCCATCCCTCCCCCGCGCGCCATCAG AGATTCTCCTTGCATGATGACTCGTCGAAGACGATGTCTTCATTTCCAGCCAATTCAGCTTCTTCTGTGCTTGATGAATCTCAGCTGCAAATGGCAAAAACTTCAAGCAAAGCTATCCTTCGGTGGAACCCCTCTCTTCCAGATAGCAAAT GTCAGATTAATGAGGATGTTGAGCGCAAATTTCAGCATGTTGCAAGTTCAGTGCATAAGATGGGAATGGTATTAGACTCTGTTCAAAATGATGTTATGCAGTTAAACAGAGCCATGAAGGAGGCATCACTAGATT CAGGTAGCATACAGAAAAAGTTTGTGCTCGTAGAGACCTCTCTCCAGCAAATT GGACAAGACGATCTCAAGGCGCTCCTTGAAGGCAGCACAAAAAGCAATCCTGACCAGAAGAGTGCTCTGAACAACCACACCAGCAAACTCGATGAGATACTATCGACACTTTCAATCCTGAAGCAAGTGCAGGAAGATTTGAGGCAACTGAAGGGTGACATCTTCAGAATCTTTACAAAAGAGATGGAG GGGATTGTTAGAGCTATCAGTTCTCTCAATAGTAGGCCTGATGCAATGCAAGCACCGACA CACCTGAGCTGCAACACCAACAGAAAATCTCCGATTAACCAACCATCAGTAGAAAGCCCGCTGGTGAACCAAAGACCAGTAGCAGATGGCAAACAGACACCGGTAGCAGATGGAAGGCCACAGAGGAAACAAGCGCCAGTAGCAAATGGAAGGCCACAGAGGAAACAAGCGCCAGTAGCAAATGGAAGGCCACAGAGGAAACAAGCGCCAGTAGCAAATGGAAGGCCACAGAGGAAACAAGCGCCAGTAGCAAATGGAAGGCCACAGAGGAAACAAGCGCCAGTAGCAACTGGAGAGTCACAGAGGAAACAAGCACCAGTAGCAAATGGAAGGCCACAGAGGAAACAAGCGCCAGTAGCAACTGGAGAGTCACAGAAGAAACGAGGAAGGGCACAGAACAAACAAGCGCCAGAAGCAAATGTAAGGCCACCGAAGAAACAAACGCCAGTTGCAAATGGAAGGCCACAGGTGCAACAAACAGCAGTAGCAAATGGAACGCCCGAGATGAACCATGCACAGGATGCATGTTGGACCTTGAAGATGAACCATGCACAGCTTGCATGTTGGACCTCGAAGATGAACCAAGTGCTGGAAGCAAATGGAAAGCCCATGATGAAGCAAGTACCAGCAACAGAAGT GCTGGAGGCACCAAAACAGGAAGAGGTGCCGATTCAGATGGTCAATCCGCAAGTGGCAACTAAGAAG GCACCGCTGAGCGCAATCATCAAcctggacgacgacgacgacgacgatgaggagGGCGGCGACGGGAGCGCGCCGTGCGTCATCCTGAAGACCGACACAG gtgctgcgggTGAGCTGATTTGCGAGGAAGCGATGGAGATCCTGCAGAGGGCGAGGAAGAGGCGGCGGAGGGAGGAAAACAGGGCCGTCGTGCTCTTCCAAGAGTAG